The following nucleotide sequence is from Pseudonocardia sp. C8.
GAGATCCACGAGCACGAGCGCTTCGACACCGCCGACCTGCGGCTGCTCGCCTCCGGCATCGAGCTCGCCGTCGAGCGGGTCACCCCGGACCGGGCGTCCCCGGCGCAGGCGACCGCCGCGTGGGTGCTGCGCCTGCCCGACGGCGACCCCGGCGAGGAGATCCGGGTGCCGCTGCCGGGCCCGGACGTCGAGGGTGTCGACCCCGACACCGTCCCGGACCAGATCGACGCGCTCGTCCGGCGGGTCCGCGGTGACGCCGAGCTGCACCCGGTGGGCCGGGTCCACGTCGTCCGGTCGGTGACCGGCCTGCACGGCGACTCCGGCCGCCTGCTCGCGACGCTGCAGCGCGACCAGGTGCAGCTGTCCACGTTCGGCGACTCGACCACGGTGGAGGGCTGGAGCGAGGCCGTGGTGCGGCCCGGCACCGTCGGCACCGACCTGCTCCAGCGGATCGACGAGGCGCTGCGCGGCACCGGCCTCACCCGCGGCCCGGGGCAGGCCGGGCGCCGGCTCGCGGAACTGCTCGCGGAGAACGGACCGGCCGAGCCGCCGCGCGAGCGGGGGCGCAAGGGCAGCGCCGGACGGCTCGTGCTCGACTACCTCGGCCGGCAGGTCGACGCCCTCACCGAGCGGGAACGTGACCTGCGCGCCGACCGGCCCGACGCCGTGCACCAGATGCGGGTCGCGGCCCGCCGGATCCGCTCCGCGCTGCGCACGTTCGGCCCGCTGTTCGAGGGGCCGCGGGGGCCGCACCTGGTCGCCGAGCTGCGCTGGCTGGGTCGTGCCCTGGCCGGTGAGCGGGATGCCGAGGTGCAGGAGGAACGGCTGACCACCCGGCTGCGGGCGCTGGAACCGGAGCTGGTGCTCGGGCCGGTGCAGGCCGCCGTCACCAGGCACTTCGCCCGCACCCGGGCCGAGACCGGCGCCGTGGTGTTGGAGGTCGTCGACAGCGAGCGCTACGCCGCGCTGCAGGGCGGGTTGCGCCGGCTGCTGGCTGACCCGCCGCTGTCGGCCCGGGCCGGGAAACCGGCCGACAAGGTGCTGCCCGGGATGGTCGGGCGCACCGCCCGCAAGCTGGAGCGCCGGATGGAACGCGCGCTGGCCGACCTCGACGGCGGCGAGGAAGCCCCGACCTCCATGCACGACGCCCGCAAGACCGGCAAGCAGCTGCGCTACGCCACCGAGGTGGTCCGGCCGGCCGCCGGTGCCGATGCCCGCCGCTTCGCGAAGCGGCTCAAGAAGGTCCAGCGCCTGCTGGGGGACCACCAGGACGCCGTCGTCTCCCGGGAGACGCTGCGCACCTTCGGTGCCCGGGCCGGCGCCGACGACGAGAACGGGTTCACCTTCGGCGTTCTCCACGGGCGCGACACGGCGGCGATGCTCGAGCTGGAGCACCGCCTTCCCGAC
It contains:
- a CDS encoding CHAD domain-containing protein, with amino-acid sequence MSLDTTPTRTDPTGTELTYRGPAHTGAPRLTGLSGVDDARPVTEAEIHEHERFDTADLRLLASGIELAVERVTPDRASPAQATAAWVLRLPDGDPGEEIRVPLPGPDVEGVDPDTVPDQIDALVRRVRGDAELHPVGRVHVVRSVTGLHGDSGRLLATLQRDQVQLSTFGDSTTVEGWSEAVVRPGTVGTDLLQRIDEALRGTGLTRGPGQAGRRLAELLAENGPAEPPRERGRKGSAGRLVLDYLGRQVDALTERERDLRADRPDAVHQMRVAARRIRSALRTFGPLFEGPRGPHLVAELRWLGRALAGERDAEVQEERLTTRLRALEPELVLGPVQAAVTRHFARTRAETGAVVLEVVDSERYAALQGGLRRLLADPPLSARAGKPADKVLPGMVGRTARKLERRMERALADLDGGEEAPTSMHDARKTGKQLRYATEVVRPAAGADARRFAKRLKKVQRLLGDHQDAVVSRETLRTFGARAGADDENGFTFGVLHGRDTAAMLELEHRLPDVWQQVWTKKARRWMHS